One Coffea arabica cultivar ET-39 chromosome 5e, Coffea Arabica ET-39 HiFi, whole genome shotgun sequence DNA segment encodes these proteins:
- the LOC140006963 gene encoding uncharacterized protein, translated as MFCVDYRQLNELTLKDKSPVPLIDELIDELHGSKFFTKIDLSAGYHQIRVKVEDRHKTAFRTHQGLYEFKVMPFGLTNAPATFQSLINHIFREQLRKYVLVFFDDILIYSPTVVDHFKQVAEVLNKLKEHYLYAKRSKCSFAQTEVAYLGHIISEKGVMADPKKVESMNAEANEAIQKLKLAMCSTPVLALPDFTKSFEIEIDSCYGGLSYEIQHKKGRENGAANALSKRANREKGDYAELVCVILEWMKEVIRSYQGDEEVQDLISWEDTQECKPAILEPSNCFTSQNDTIMVMVDRFTKSAHFVNLSHPFDVPSMARIFLDQVCKLHGVPLSMLPDKDKTHSKIATVEDHLKDRQKLDELFKKNLQEAQNKMKLYADQRSERTFSVGDWVYLRLQPHRQTTVDLRGNTKLSIKYFGPYQVIYKVGKVAYMLKLPEGSKIHPVFHVSLLKRKMGKSATPVFQLPNVDEKGHPRLELVSILDRRIVKRKNVVAIQWLIHWWGTTPAEATWEDTERIETEFPEFES; from the exons ATGTTTTGTGTGGACTATAGGCAGCTCAATGAGCTCACCCTGAAAGACAAATCTCCTGTGCCACTAATAGATGAACTAATTGATGAACTACATGGCTCTAAATTCTTTACAAAGATTGACCTGAGTGCTGGTTACCATCAGATCAGAGTTAAGGTGGAAGACAGACACAAGACAGCTTTTAGGACTCACCAAGGGCTATATGAGTTCAAGGTTATGCCCTTTGGCCTAACCAATGCACCAGCTACCTTCCAGAGCCTCATAAATCATATTTTTAGGGAGCAGTTGAGGAAATATGTCCTAGTTTTCTTTGATGACATATTGATTTACAGTCCCACCGTGGTAGATCACTTTAAGCAGGTAGCAGAAGTGCTGAATAAACTGAAGGAGCACTACTTGTATGCCAAAAGAAGTAAATGTTCATTTGCACAAACAGAGGTAGCGTATCTTGGCCACATTATCTCTGAAAAAGGGGTGATGGCAGACCCTAAGAAAGTGGAGAGCATG AATGCAGAAGCAAATGAGGCTATTCAGAAGCTTAAGTTGGCAATGTGCAGCACCCCTGTGTTGGCCTTACCTGACTTTACTAAGTCTTTTGAGATTGAAATTGATTCTTGCTATGGAG GACTGAGTTATGAAATTCAGcacaagaaaggaagagagaatGGGGCTGCAAATGCACTATCCAAAAGAGCCAACAGGGAGAAGGGAGACTATGCTGAATTGGTTTGTGTTATTCTAGAATGGATGAAGGAGGTCATAAGGAGCTATCAGGGAGATGAAGAGGTGCAGGACCTTATTAG CTGGGAGGACACTCAGGAGTGCAAGCCAGCTATCTTAGAGCCAAGCAACTGTTTTACTAGTCAG AATGACACTATTATGGTAATGGTGGACAGATTCACCAAGTCAGCTCACTTTGTCAACTTGTCACACCCCTTTGATGTACCATCAATGGCTAGAATATTCTTAGACCAGGTCTGCAAGCTGCATGGAGTACCTCTCAGCATGCTCCCTGACAAGGATAAG ACTCACTCCAAGATAGCCACTGTGGAAGACCATTTGAAGGACAGGCAAAAACTGGACGAGTTGTTTAAAAAGAATCTCCAGGAAGCTCAGAACAAAATGAAGTTATATGCTGACCAGAGGAGTGAGAGAACCTTCAGTGTAGGAGATTGGGTATACTTGAGGTTGCAACCTCACAGGCAAACTACTGTGGACCTAAGAGGAAATACCAAGTTATCCATCAAGTATTTTGGACCTTATCAGGTGATCTACAAGGTAGGGAAGGTGGCGTACATGCTTAAGCTACCTGAAGGATCTAAGATACATCCTGTATTCCATGTATCTttgttgaagaggaagatggGAAAGAGTGCAACTCCTGTGTTCCAACTACCAAACGTAGACGAAAAGGGACATCCGAGGCTGGAACTAGTGTCTATACTAGATCGCAGAATTGTCAAAAGGAAGAATGTTGTAGCTATACAATGGCTCATTCACTGGTGGGGCACTACACCAGCTGAAGCTACGTGGGAAGATACTGAACGAATTGAAACGGAGTTTCCTGAGTTTGAATCTTGA